In Janibacter alkaliphilus, the following proteins share a genomic window:
- the polA gene encoding DNA polymerase I, whose product MSRLMLLDGHSLAYRAFFALPAENFSTSTGQHTNGVYGFVAMLINVLRDEEPTHLAVAFDVSRQTFRSEEYTEYKAGRSATPDAFAGQVPLLKEVLDALRITHLEVDGFEADDIIATLATQGQQQDMEVLVCSGDRDTLQLVGPSTTVLYPRKGVSDLARMTPAAVEEKYGVPPERYSDLAALVGESSDNLPGVPGVGPKTAAKWLTAHGDLTGLVGAVDQVTGKAGQSLRDHLDQVLRNRRLNELVRDVSLPVSVDDLARREWDREQVHTLFDSLEFRVLRDRLFETFATEQGEVSGGVEVAGEVLGEGELAGWLAEHAPGGARLGLDVSGTWGRGRGDVTGLGLATDSGVGAWVHPATLTADDESALRSWLADPERPKAMHDANGPLLALRAAGLPLAGLTVDTALAAYLVRPDQRSYDLGDLTVRHLGRDLHAADAAPDDSSQGTLDFSADDDEAARASMTRATAVAELAPVLLEQVEGTGGTALLTDVEMPLVDVLVDMEAAGIAVDTDALTELEAGFADRVEQAQRDAWAAIDDEQINLGSPKQLQTVLFETLGLPKTRKTKTGYTTDADALADLYTKTEHPFLEALLRHRDATRLRVTVEGLIKSVADDGRIHTTYQQTIAATGRLSSTDPNLQNIPIRTEAGRRIREVFVVGEGYESLMSADYSQIEMRVMAHLSGDEGLIEAFRTGEDLHRFVGARVFGVEPEGVTSEMRSKVKAMSYGLAYGLSAFGLSKQLTISTAEATALMEEYFERFGGVRDYLDGVVKEAAKQGYTETMMGRRRYLPDLDSSNRQRRQMAERMALNAPIQGSAADIMKVAMLRSVAALEQAGLRSRVLLQVHDELVVEVAPGEAEQVEAILREQMGSAVEMDVPLDVSVGVGRTWHDAAH is encoded by the coding sequence GTGAGTCGACTGATGCTGCTGGACGGGCACTCCCTGGCGTACCGGGCGTTCTTCGCGCTGCCCGCGGAGAACTTCTCGACGAGCACGGGGCAGCACACCAACGGGGTCTACGGCTTCGTGGCGATGCTCATCAACGTGCTCCGGGACGAGGAGCCCACCCACCTCGCGGTGGCCTTCGACGTCTCCCGGCAGACCTTCCGCAGCGAGGAGTACACCGAGTACAAGGCGGGCCGCTCGGCCACCCCGGACGCCTTCGCCGGTCAGGTGCCGCTGCTGAAGGAGGTGCTCGACGCGCTGCGGATCACCCACCTGGAGGTCGACGGCTTCGAGGCCGACGACATCATCGCCACCCTCGCCACCCAGGGCCAGCAGCAGGACATGGAGGTCCTCGTCTGCTCCGGCGACCGGGACACCCTGCAGCTGGTGGGCCCCAGCACCACCGTGCTCTACCCGCGCAAGGGGGTCTCCGACCTGGCCCGGATGACCCCGGCGGCGGTCGAGGAGAAGTACGGGGTGCCGCCGGAGCGCTACAGCGACCTGGCCGCGCTCGTCGGCGAGTCCAGCGACAACCTGCCCGGCGTGCCCGGGGTCGGGCCGAAGACGGCGGCCAAGTGGCTCACCGCGCACGGCGACCTCACCGGGCTCGTCGGCGCGGTCGACCAGGTCACCGGCAAGGCCGGGCAGAGCCTGCGCGACCACCTCGACCAGGTGCTGCGCAACCGCCGGCTCAACGAGCTCGTCCGGGACGTCTCACTGCCGGTCTCGGTGGACGACCTGGCGCGCCGGGAGTGGGACCGCGAGCAGGTGCACACCCTCTTCGACAGCCTGGAGTTCCGGGTGCTGCGGGACCGGCTCTTCGAGACCTTCGCCACCGAGCAGGGCGAGGTCAGCGGTGGGGTCGAGGTCGCCGGCGAGGTGCTCGGCGAGGGTGAGCTCGCGGGCTGGCTCGCCGAGCACGCCCCGGGCGGGGCGCGGCTCGGGCTGGACGTCAGTGGCACCTGGGGCCGCGGGAGGGGCGACGTCACCGGTCTCGGCCTGGCCACCGACAGCGGTGTCGGGGCCTGGGTCCACCCGGCGACGCTCACGGCCGACGACGAGAGCGCGCTGCGGTCCTGGCTGGCCGACCCGGAGCGGCCGAAGGCGATGCACGACGCCAACGGGCCGCTGCTGGCGCTGCGTGCGGCCGGGCTGCCGCTGGCGGGCCTGACCGTGGACACCGCGCTGGCCGCCTACCTGGTCCGCCCGGACCAGCGCAGCTACGACCTCGGCGACCTCACCGTCCGCCACCTCGGCCGGGACCTGCACGCCGCCGACGCGGCGCCGGACGACAGCAGCCAGGGCACCCTCGACTTCTCCGCGGACGACGACGAGGCGGCCCGCGCCTCGATGACCCGGGCCACCGCCGTCGCCGAGCTGGCGCCGGTGCTGCTGGAGCAGGTCGAGGGCACGGGTGGCACGGCGCTGCTCACCGACGTCGAGATGCCCCTGGTGGACGTGCTCGTCGACATGGAGGCCGCCGGGATCGCCGTGGACACCGACGCGCTCACCGAGCTGGAGGCCGGCTTCGCCGACCGGGTGGAGCAGGCCCAGCGGGACGCCTGGGCGGCGATCGATGACGAGCAGATCAACCTCGGCTCGCCCAAGCAGCTGCAGACCGTCCTCTTCGAGACGCTCGGGCTGCCCAAGACCCGGAAGACGAAGACCGGCTACACCACCGACGCCGACGCCCTCGCCGACCTCTACACCAAGACCGAGCACCCCTTCCTCGAGGCGTTGCTGCGCCACCGCGACGCCACCCGGCTGCGGGTCACCGTCGAGGGGCTGATCAAGTCGGTCGCCGACGACGGCCGGATCCACACCACCTACCAGCAGACCATCGCGGCGACCGGACGCCTCTCCTCGACCGACCCCAACCTGCAGAACATCCCGATCCGCACCGAGGCCGGCCGACGGATCCGCGAGGTCTTCGTCGTCGGCGAGGGCTACGAGTCGCTGATGTCGGCCGACTACAGCCAGATCGAGATGCGGGTGATGGCCCACCTGTCCGGCGACGAGGGGCTCATCGAGGCCTTCCGCACCGGCGAGGACCTGCACCGCTTCGTCGGGGCACGGGTCTTCGGCGTCGAGCCCGAGGGCGTGACCAGCGAGATGCGCAGCAAGGTCAAGGCGATGTCCTACGGGCTGGCCTACGGGCTGTCCGCCTTCGGCCTGTCCAAGCAGCTGACGATCAGCACCGCCGAGGCCACCGCGCTCATGGAGGAGTACTTCGAGCGCTTCGGCGGGGTGCGCGACTACCTCGACGGGGTCGTCAAGGAGGCGGCGAAGCAGGGCTACACCGAGACGATGATGGGTCGGCGCCGCTACCTGCCGGACCTGGACAGCTCGAACCGGCAGCGGCGCCAGATGGCCGAGCGGATGGCGCTCAACGCCCCTATCCAGGGGTCGGCGGCGGACATCATGAAGGTGGCCATGCTGCGCTCGGTCGCGGCGCTGGAGCAGGCCGGGCTGCGCTCCCGGGTGCTGCTGCAGGTGCACGACGAGCTCGTCGTCGAGGTGGCACCGGGCGAGGCCGAGCAGGTCGAGGCGATCCTGCGCGAGCAGATGGGCTCGGCCGTCGAGATGGACGTACCCCTGGACGTCTCCGTCGGGGTGGGCCGCACCTGGCACGACGCGGCGCACTGA
- a CDS encoding DUF554 domain-containing protein — protein MDVVGAGTLLNTATIVLGALLGLLVGGRLPERTRRVVTDALGLVVILVAALSAAEVVSPVVTDALGTSAPVLIVMGSLLVGALVGTALGIESRLAALAGVVQRRVGREGRSHASRERFIEGWLTATLLFCTGPLTVLGSLDDGLGRGIDKLALKSVMDGFAALAFASTFGIGVLFSAVSVLVVQGTITVLGLLLGEILPEVHVLMLSATGGLVLVGIALRLMQIRDVAVGDLLPALVVAPLLTQLVLTLG, from the coding sequence ATGGACGTGGTCGGCGCCGGCACCCTGCTCAACACCGCGACGATCGTCCTCGGCGCGCTGCTCGGGCTGCTCGTCGGCGGCCGGCTGCCCGAGCGCACCCGGCGGGTGGTCACCGACGCTCTGGGCCTGGTCGTGATCCTGGTCGCCGCGCTCTCCGCGGCCGAGGTGGTCTCGCCGGTGGTCACCGACGCGCTGGGCACCAGCGCCCCGGTGCTCATCGTCATGGGCTCGCTCCTGGTCGGCGCGCTCGTCGGCACCGCCCTGGGCATCGAGTCCCGGCTGGCCGCGCTGGCCGGCGTGGTGCAGCGCCGGGTCGGCCGGGAGGGTAGGTCGCACGCCTCGCGCGAACGCTTCATCGAGGGCTGGCTGACCGCGACGCTGCTCTTCTGCACCGGTCCGCTGACCGTGCTCGGCAGCCTGGACGACGGCCTCGGGCGCGGCATCGACAAGCTGGCGCTGAAGTCGGTGATGGACGGCTTCGCCGCGCTGGCCTTCGCCTCCACCTTCGGGATCGGGGTGCTCTTCTCCGCGGTGAGCGTGCTCGTCGTGCAGGGCACGATCACCGTGCTCGGGCTGCTGCTCGGCGAGATCCTGCCCGAGGTGCACGTGCTCATGCTCAGCGCGACCGGCGGTCTCGTGCTCGTCGGGATCGCGCTGCGCCTGATGCAGATCCGCGACGTCGCCGTCGGCGACCTGCTGCCGGCGCTGGTCGTGGCGCCGCTGCTCACCCAGCTGGTGCTCACCCTGGGGTAG
- a CDS encoding NDP-sugar synthase, whose product MLAGGRGSRMRPLTDDCPKPLLPVGDRSLLQRQLNDLAALGATRVVVAAGYRAADLHSAFPDHRSPAGGPDGAPSRPEVRVVREARPLGTGGGLREALTEVRDADAVLVLNGDLLTGHDLAAQVRALQEADDEVLAVVHVREVADARPYGSVVLGPDDRVTAFVEKSDTPPARTINAGTYVVRPALRERIPDGAVSLEREVFPSLAAEGRLHGHREDADFLDVGNPAALVRANQQVVRAGGAEALVLPGAQVHPDAVLTGGSVVHPGARVGAGARLDGAVVLPEAVIGTGCLVARSVIGLQAELGEDASVIDAALGTGVRIAPGAQVRDALLPDPVAAPGR is encoded by the coding sequence GTGCTCGCCGGCGGTCGCGGCAGCCGGATGCGTCCGCTGACCGACGACTGCCCCAAGCCGCTGCTCCCCGTGGGCGACCGCTCGCTGCTGCAGCGCCAGCTGAACGACCTCGCCGCGCTCGGCGCGACCCGGGTCGTCGTCGCCGCCGGGTACCGCGCCGCGGACCTCCACTCCGCCTTCCCCGATCACCGCTCCCCCGCTGGCGGGCCGGACGGTGCGCCGAGCCGCCCCGAGGTGCGGGTGGTGCGCGAGGCACGCCCGCTGGGAACCGGCGGCGGCCTGCGCGAGGCCCTGACCGAGGTGCGCGACGCCGACGCCGTGCTGGTGCTCAACGGTGACCTGCTCACCGGGCACGACCTGGCCGCGCAGGTGCGCGCGCTGCAGGAGGCCGACGACGAGGTGCTCGCGGTGGTGCACGTCCGCGAGGTGGCCGACGCGCGTCCCTACGGCAGCGTCGTGCTGGGCCCCGACGACCGGGTCACCGCCTTCGTGGAGAAGTCGGACACCCCGCCGGCCCGGACGATCAACGCCGGCACCTACGTGGTGCGACCCGCGCTGCGCGAGCGGATCCCCGACGGTGCGGTCTCGCTGGAGCGGGAGGTCTTCCCCTCGCTGGCCGCCGAGGGTCGCCTGCACGGCCACCGGGAGGACGCGGACTTCCTCGACGTCGGCAACCCGGCCGCGCTGGTGAGGGCCAACCAGCAGGTGGTCCGGGCCGGTGGCGCCGAGGCGCTGGTGCTGCCCGGCGCGCAGGTCCACCCCGACGCGGTGCTCACCGGCGGCAGCGTCGTGCACCCCGGGGCCCGGGTCGGTGCGGGCGCCCGGCTCGACGGCGCGGTCGTGCTGCCGGAGGCGGTCATCGGCACAGGGTGCCTCGTCGCCCGGTCGGTGATCGGTCTGCAGGCCGAGCTGGGCGAGGACGCGTCGGTCATCGACGCGGCGCTGGGCACCGGGGTGCGGATCGCGCCGGGCGCGCAGGTGCGCGACGCGCTGCTCCCGGACCCGGTGGCGGCGCCGGGGCGCTGA
- a CDS encoding glutamate synthase small subunit: protein MADPRGFLTTRERELPARRPVDVRIKDWKEVYEEQELAQLQRQAGRCMDCGIPFCHNGCPLGNLIPEWNDLARRGEWHDAIERLHATNNFPEFTGRLCPAPCETACVLGINQPAVTIKQVEVTTIEEAFGRGDVPPQIPDRLTGKTVAVVGSGPAGLAVAQQLTRAGHTVAVYERDDKPGGLLRYGIPEFKMEKRILDRRLQQMKAEGTRFRCGRDVGGEVTGPQLRDRYDAVVLATGATVPRDLPVPGRELDGIVQAMDFLPPANRVSLGEEVEGQVTAEGKDVIIIGGGDTGADCLGTSIRQGARSVTSLEIMPQPGEDRPGSQPWPTYPMIFRVASAHEEGGERLYAISTLEAVGDEQGRVSGLKVCDVERTDSGFQPVEGTEKVLPAQLVLLAMGFLGPQREGVVEQLGLETDERSNIVRDTSYMTSVPGVFAAGDAGRGQSLIVWAIAEGRAAAQGVDAYLMGSSTLPRPVNPTDRPLTV from the coding sequence GTGGCTGACCCCCGTGGCTTCTTGACCACCCGTGAGCGCGAGCTCCCGGCCCGGCGACCCGTCGACGTGCGGATCAAGGACTGGAAGGAGGTCTACGAGGAGCAGGAGCTGGCCCAGCTGCAGCGCCAGGCCGGCCGCTGCATGGACTGCGGCATCCCCTTCTGCCACAACGGCTGCCCGCTGGGCAACCTCATCCCGGAGTGGAACGACCTGGCTCGCCGGGGGGAGTGGCACGACGCCATCGAGCGGCTGCACGCGACGAACAACTTCCCCGAGTTCACCGGCCGACTGTGCCCGGCACCGTGCGAGACCGCCTGCGTGCTGGGCATCAACCAGCCCGCGGTGACGATCAAGCAGGTCGAGGTGACCACCATCGAGGAGGCCTTCGGCCGCGGCGACGTCCCGCCGCAGATCCCGGACCGGCTCACCGGCAAGACCGTGGCCGTCGTCGGCTCCGGCCCGGCCGGGCTGGCCGTGGCCCAGCAGCTCACCCGCGCCGGGCACACCGTGGCGGTCTACGAGCGCGACGACAAGCCCGGCGGGCTGCTGCGCTACGGCATCCCGGAGTTCAAGATGGAGAAGCGCATCCTGGACCGCCGGCTGCAGCAGATGAAGGCCGAGGGCACCCGCTTCCGCTGCGGCCGTGACGTCGGCGGCGAGGTCACCGGGCCGCAGCTGCGGGACCGCTACGACGCCGTGGTGCTGGCCACCGGGGCCACCGTGCCCCGCGACCTGCCGGTCCCGGGCCGCGAGCTGGACGGCATCGTGCAGGCGATGGACTTCCTGCCCCCGGCGAACCGGGTCAGCCTCGGGGAGGAGGTCGAGGGCCAGGTCACCGCGGAGGGCAAGGACGTCATCATCATCGGCGGCGGCGACACCGGCGCCGACTGCCTCGGCACCTCGATCCGCCAGGGCGCCCGGTCGGTCACCAGCCTGGAGATCATGCCGCAGCCCGGCGAGGACCGTCCGGGCAGCCAGCCCTGGCCGACCTACCCGATGATCTTCCGGGTGGCCTCCGCGCACGAGGAGGGCGGCGAGCGGCTCTACGCGATCAGCACGCTGGAGGCCGTCGGGGACGAGCAGGGCCGGGTCTCCGGCCTCAAGGTCTGCGACGTCGAGCGCACCGACAGCGGCTTCCAGCCGGTCGAGGGCACCGAGAAGGTGCTCCCGGCGCAGCTGGTGCTGCTGGCCATGGGCTTCCTCGGCCCGCAGCGCGAGGGCGTCGTCGAGCAGCTCGGCCTGGAGACCGACGAGCGCTCCAACATCGTCCGCGACACCAGCTACATGACCAGCGTGCCGGGCGTCTTCGCGGCCGGTGACGCCGGCCGCGGGCAGTCGCTCATCGTCTGGGCCATCGCCGAGGGCCGCGCCGCCGCCCAGGGCGTCGACGCCTACCTCATGGGCAGCTCCACGCTGCCTCGCCCGGTCAACCCCACCGACCGGCCGCTGACCGTCTGA
- a CDS encoding hotdog fold thioesterase, protein MTDPQPALTPALARREVGALAARMGIEVVEASPERVVATMPVADNTQPYGLLHGGASVVLAETLGSIGSALHAGQGRVAVGIEINATHHRSATEGVVTGVATPLTRGRTLASYEVVITDEQDRRVCTSRISCLVRDA, encoded by the coding sequence ATGACCGACCCGCAGCCAGCTCTGACCCCTGCGCTGGCGCGCCGCGAGGTGGGCGCGCTCGCCGCACGGATGGGCATCGAGGTGGTCGAGGCGTCCCCGGAGCGCGTGGTGGCGACCATGCCGGTCGCCGACAACACGCAGCCCTACGGCCTTCTCCACGGTGGCGCCTCGGTCGTGCTCGCCGAGACCCTCGGCTCGATCGGCTCGGCGCTGCACGCCGGTCAGGGCCGGGTCGCGGTCGGGATCGAGATCAACGCCACGCATCACCGCTCAGCGACCGAGGGCGTGGTCACAGGGGTGGCCACCCCGCTCACCCGGGGGCGCACACTGGCGTCCTACGAGGTGGTCATCACCGACGAGCAGGACCGCCGCGTGTGCACCTCGCGCATCTCCTGCCTGGTGCGCGACGCGTGA
- the pyk gene encoding pyruvate kinase, whose protein sequence is MRRAKIVSTLGPATSSPQRIRELVAAGMDVARLNLSHGDHAFHEQNYAQVRAASDESGHAVGVLVDLQGPKIRIGTFADGPIVLSAGDRFTITTREVEGDATIVGTTYKGLPGDVSPGDRVLIDDGKITLSVHDVDETEVRCVVVYGGPVSDKKGINLPGVAVSVPALSEKDEDDLRWALRLRADYIALSFVRSPEDIRPVHAIMDEVGVRLPVIAKVEKPQAVDNLEAVVDAFDGIMVARGDLGVEMPLEEVPLVQKRAVELARARAKPVIVATQVLESMMENSRPTRAEASDAANAVLDGADALMLSGETAAGRFPIEAVKTMSRIIAKTEDEGLHRIGALPGGPSTQGGVVTAAAAEVGESLGVKYLVAFTQLGGAARRLAQVRSGLPMLAFSPVQDTRSQLSLVWGMQTFLTGPVTHTDQYAMMVDQTLLDLGWCVEGDLVVIVAGSPPGIPGSTNALRVHRIGDARDKVAAAYHGDEDTTDATGSGMAM, encoded by the coding sequence ATGCGTCGAGCGAAGATCGTCAGCACCCTCGGCCCCGCCACCTCCTCCCCCCAGCGCATCCGCGAGCTGGTCGCCGCGGGCATGGACGTGGCGCGGCTCAACCTCTCCCACGGCGACCACGCCTTCCACGAGCAGAACTACGCGCAGGTCCGGGCCGCCTCCGACGAGAGCGGCCACGCGGTCGGTGTGCTGGTCGACCTGCAGGGCCCGAAGATCCGGATCGGCACCTTCGCCGACGGGCCGATCGTGCTCTCCGCCGGGGACCGCTTCACCATCACCACCCGCGAGGTCGAGGGCGACGCCACCATCGTCGGCACCACCTACAAGGGCCTGCCCGGGGACGTCAGCCCGGGCGACCGGGTGCTCATCGACGACGGCAAGATCACGCTCAGCGTGCACGACGTCGACGAGACCGAGGTGCGCTGCGTCGTCGTCTACGGCGGACCGGTCTCGGACAAGAAGGGGATCAACCTCCCCGGTGTCGCGGTCAGCGTGCCGGCCCTGTCCGAGAAGGACGAGGACGACCTGCGCTGGGCGCTGCGGCTGCGGGCCGACTACATCGCGCTGAGCTTCGTCCGCTCGCCCGAGGACATCCGCCCGGTGCACGCCATCATGGACGAGGTGGGGGTGCGCCTGCCGGTCATCGCGAAGGTCGAGAAGCCGCAGGCGGTGGACAACCTCGAGGCCGTCGTCGACGCCTTCGACGGGATCATGGTCGCCCGCGGCGACCTCGGCGTGGAGATGCCGCTGGAGGAGGTGCCGCTGGTGCAGAAGCGGGCGGTCGAGCTCGCCCGCGCCCGGGCCAAGCCGGTCATCGTCGCCACCCAGGTGCTCGAGTCGATGATGGAGAACTCCCGCCCCACCCGCGCCGAGGCCTCCGACGCCGCCAACGCCGTGCTCGACGGCGCCGACGCGCTGATGCTCTCCGGGGAGACCGCCGCCGGCCGCTTCCCGATCGAGGCGGTCAAGACGATGTCCCGGATCATCGCCAAGACCGAGGACGAGGGGCTGCACCGCATCGGGGCGCTGCCCGGCGGGCCCAGCACGCAGGGCGGGGTGGTCACCGCGGCCGCCGCCGAGGTCGGGGAGTCGCTCGGGGTGAAGTACCTCGTCGCCTTCACCCAGCTCGGCGGGGCCGCCCGCCGGCTGGCCCAGGTCCGCTCCGGGCTGCCGATGCTCGCCTTCTCCCCCGTGCAGGACACCCGCAGCCAGCTCTCCCTGGTGTGGGGCATGCAGACCTTCCTCACCGGGCCGGTCACGCACACCGACCAGTACGCGATGATGGTCGACCAGACGCTGCTCGACCTCGGCTGGTGCGTCGAGGGCGACCTCGTCGTCATCGTGGCCGGGTCGCCGCCGGGCATCCCCGGCTCGACGAACGCCCTGCGGGTGCACCGGATCGGTGACGCCCGGGACAAGGTGGCTGCCGCGTACCACGGCGACGAGGACACCACCGATGCCACCGGCAGCGGCATGGCGATGTGA
- a CDS encoding ANTAR domain-containing response regulator, protein MDDSTADESTVEGSTVESGAPQQAEGPDGGAPLRVLLAEDEAIIRLDLAEMLGDAGYEVVGQASDGEQAVALAESLQPDLAILDIKMPVMDGLSAAEAIGEKRICPVVMLTAFSQKELVERARDAGVMAYVVKPFTAGDVTPAIEVARSRWAELKALESEVADLGERLETRKAVERAKGVLMKKLKISEAEAFRWIQKTAMDRRMGMREVSDAVVAGMDKA, encoded by the coding sequence ATGGACGACAGCACGGCCGACGAGAGCACCGTCGAGGGCAGCACCGTCGAGAGCGGTGCGCCGCAGCAGGCCGAGGGGCCGGACGGCGGCGCGCCGCTGCGGGTGCTGCTGGCCGAGGACGAGGCGATCATCCGGCTCGACCTCGCCGAGATGCTCGGCGACGCCGGCTACGAGGTCGTGGGCCAGGCCTCCGACGGTGAGCAGGCGGTGGCCCTGGCCGAGTCGCTGCAACCCGACCTGGCGATCCTGGACATCAAGATGCCGGTGATGGACGGGCTGAGCGCGGCCGAGGCGATCGGCGAGAAGCGGATCTGCCCGGTGGTCATGCTCACCGCCTTCAGCCAGAAGGAGCTCGTCGAGCGGGCCCGTGACGCCGGGGTGATGGCCTACGTCGTCAAGCCCTTCACCGCCGGCGACGTCACCCCGGCGATCGAGGTGGCCCGGTCCCGCTGGGCCGAGCTCAAGGCGCTGGAGTCAGAGGTCGCCGACCTCGGCGAGCGCCTGGAGACGCGCAAGGCGGTGGAGCGGGCCAAGGGCGTGCTCATGAAGAAGCTGAAGATCAGCGAGGCCGAGGCATTCCGGTGGATCCAGAAGACGGCGATGGACCGCCGGATGGGCATGCGCGAGGTCTCCGACGCCGTCGTCGCGGGGATGGACAAGGCCTGA